A region of the Vigna unguiculata cultivar IT97K-499-35 chromosome 9, ASM411807v1, whole genome shotgun sequence genome:
tgATGAAGTACTATTATCATGCTAGCACTATATACTGCCCAGCAAAATTTACCCAGTGGGCTGTAATTGTTCCCAGAAATTGATTCACTTTTGTGGTACATAGGTAAACCAATATGTGTATCTGCATTAATTATCTTGATCTGAAGAAGAGTTTGATCTGtcattatattttcaataaaagtaCTCAAGCTCCTTTCACAATTTCTGCATGTACTACCCAAATTTCCATGCTTTAATTTGAACAAATAATGGAACAAGACTATATGAGTGGAAAATTCTATTGACCTTGTGTATAGGTCTTGAATGAGTTCACCCATGGCAAGCAAGAAAAAGTAAGCAAGATGGAGTTCAAAGAGGTCCTCTCAGACATTCTTTTGGGCATGGCTGCTGGACTAAAGCGAGACCCTATTGTTATACTTCGCATGGAAGGGGAAGATCTACTTGAGTTTGTGAATGGTCCAAGTTATGAAGCAGAAATGGCATCCATTTTCTCTCAGATTGAGTCCCCAAGTGGATCACTTCGTGAACATGTAATTGAAGCTTTTGGGAGACTCACTGTTGATCAAGGAGTTCCTCCCACGTCAGATTCTTGGGTAGATGCTGCAACTACTCTGTCCTTGAATGGTGTTTCTTGTACACAATTAAGTGCTTGTTTTTGAAACTAGAACTTTGTGTATCAAAACTTGATTATTTACAGATATGTCtcagcattttttttcttttacttatcCTCCTGACTAGCAATTTTTCATGAAGGTTTTCAACAACGTTGTGGATCCAGCACTGTCTCAAGCTGGGCCTGCTTTGGACAAACCTGCTGCTCAGGAGACATTTTTGGAAGAATTTAAGAAAGTGGCATTCAGTGTGGTTGATATTCTTAAAGAGAAACCTGTCATTGTCGCCCACAGTGAAAACACATTTGATGGACGCGGCGTTAAGAGACTTTTATCCAACAAGTTTGAACTAGAACGggtttatttttattgtgattCATTTCAatatctttctttctttgaatTTACTCATCCATACATGAAATTCATCGATCTGTCGCATGATGCAGACTTTGAACTTGGCTTTAGAGAATCTGCCAAAAGATCGCAATGGAAAAATATCAAAGGACTATCTGCGGGTGGCACTAGATCTGGTGTCTCCATCTGCTGGTTTGCCTCCAGTTGGTGCAATTGAAGAGGTATATTACTAAATGCATGCAGACAAAGACATCCTCTTTCCTACTTAGGTTCATCTATTTGGAAATTGCTTTCACTCTATTGAATTCTGTATGCTGCTAGATAGTTAGTTTTGTTAAAGAACTAAACTAGGCTGAAAAAATATAGGACAGATTAAGACATTTTCTATTGAAATGTTGGCATGAGTCACTTCAATGCTAGTGTTTATAAAAGAGATTGAcacatttgtttataaattgatgCTGCTGTATTATAGGCTCAAAAGTTTTAGTTGGCATGAATCAGTGCTACaactagtttttatttttcctcttgGTCCATGCCATCATATCATGGCATACAATGATATCTTCTTATAAATGTTGACTTCATTTTCTTGAGCCAGAGATTAAAAAGCCGCGTGTTTGATTTGACAGATGGATAAAGTTATCGTTGAAGCCTTTAAGATGGTGAATGCCGATGACACAAACACGGTTACAGAAGAAGAATTCAAGAAAAGTTTAACTGAAATATTGGGGGGTATCATGTTGCAGTTAGAGGGCAATCCCATATCTGTTTCTTCAAACTCAGTTGTGCATGAGCCTTTAGGCTCATCTTCTACACTCTTGCAGCCATCTTCTAGTGAGACAGCATAGTTGTCTCAAGTTTATCACCGGTCAAAAAACTAAGTtcaatcatttttcttattgATGCAAATTGTTACTGGCATAGTCTCTTTTCAAGAGTCACTTTGTATGCTGTGGGATTATTTATGGATCTGAAAATGATAGAAttccattgaaaaaaaaaaaaaactcaattatcCTTTGCCGGGCGTGTTTATCACTTCAGTTGTAATGTAGATAGATGTCTTGTAGGCCATTGATGGTGACATAAACAGCgacttaatataataatatgacatGTATTTTTCAAATCAGTCTCTGAAAATACATACCAGTAGTTGGAAGATTATTGGATGAATAGAACTAAGGaatagttataaataaaaaataatatggaTTATGTTTCGCATGCACCATCTTTTATTGGAccttttgttgtttttacatATATCAACAATCGCAGGCAAATGGTTGTGGAAATTTGGGATGTGCCGGCAAGAAGATGCCTTAAGTATGCAAGGAGTAAATATATCTTTGACTTCATTTATCACTTGATACCTTTAGTCAATAAAAATAGAGTCTAACTTGTGAAAAggtaattatttataaagcaAGATTGAAAAATTAGATGGTTGAAAGAAAGTGGTAGCGAATTATTGAAGATCGGCTGAAGAACATAGCTGTTGGGTAATGATGCAGCATTACATAGCTGTTGGGACATAGTTGGATAATGGATAATGTATGTGCGTAAAAATCTATGGTTTCATGGCACTATTTAAGCTAGTATTTTTATCAGTTAAGATAAATAGACGAATCACAATCCTTTCAGATATTAAATATGTCCTTTCACACATTCGGTTGCTAATGGACAAAGACAGGAAGCCATGCCTCGCAACACAACAAGGCAATTCCATGAAGACCGATATATTGtgttttgaaatgtaaaatattacaTCACAAACAAATATTGCAAACTTTTTAAAGGAAAAGTAAACTTAGGTTGGTGTTTTTCTAAACAATTGGGATTTGAAAAATggaattttgatatttatttatttgtggtTAACTGTGAATAAACGACCATTTAACCACTTCAATTTACGAagattttgattatttaaataagaatttaaagattttagagaaaaaaatccAGAGTGCTACATTTGAAAATTGAGGGATATAATAATAGAAGACTTAACGTTAGGACTTAGATAGCGTTTGGACTTCACAGACTCTCAAGAGGCTGCAACAACCAAGACAAGGGACATACAAAAATTCGTGATCTATCTACTTCTCACACAtggaatgaaaattttcattggAAGTTTGTATCCACTTTCAGGTGGAAGGAAGTTAGAGACAAAAGAAAACGGAAAAGAAGAGATTTTGTgagattaaattagatttaaattctGTTATCTTAATATACATTGTTTAATTCCAAGATCAGGTTTACTTGATTTCTCCCATGATGTGGTACTAAAGGAGGACAGGTAGCATAACCTAGGAAGGAACAAACAATACATAAAGCTGTCTCATGAGAGATGAAAGGTGTAATTTTCTCAAAACATTATTGTGTAGCTTAGCATATATGTATCTGCGTGGAATATATGAATGGTGTCTATAATGTTGTTCAAATTCAAGATTTGTCTAGTCGTATAAAGTAGGTGATATTTCCAATGACATCTTGTTTGATATTTAGTGCTGTATAATAGGAAGCAACACATAACGGGTTTCTCTAGATTGATAAACAACTTATTAAATAAAGCCACCCAAACCTACCTATTTTCAACGCTAACAAAATGGTGCTCCTTGTTCCTACGCTCAAGTTGATCATCTTTTTTGCTCTCTTCGTTTTTTCAGGCAATGCACTTCTCCTTTATCTGCTGCTTCTCTTCTGTTTTCATTACATAATCCTATGCTCTTGTCTTTCTAACTGccttatcttcttctctttgttGTTCCTTTCTTCTCTTTTGCTCATTTAGCTCTCAATATTCTCTGCAGATTGCTTTGACCCTTTGGATCCAACCGGGAACATTTCCGTAACTTTTGACATTTACCAACGTACAGATGATGGATA
Encoded here:
- the LOC114163970 gene encoding uncharacterized protein LOC114163970, which encodes MASKRKNGAKGEIVDGSKIMELVGNEQVFSNFVDNKFEELDKDRDGKLSMKELEPAVADIGAGLGLPAQGTSPDSDHIYYEVLNEFTHGKQEKVSKMEFKEVLSDILLGMAAGLKRDPIVILRMEGEDLLEFVNGPSYEAEMASIFSQIESPSGSLREHVIEAFGRLTVDQGVPPTSDSWVFNNVVDPALSQAGPALDKPAAQETFLEEFKKVAFSVVDILKEKPVIVAHSENTFDGRGVKRLLSNKFELERTLNLALENLPKDRNGKISKDYLRVALDLVSPSAGLPPVGAIEEMDKVIVEAFKMVNADDTNTVTEEEFKKSLTEILGGIMLQLEGNPISVSSNSVVHEPLGSSSTLLQPSSSETA